In the genome of Variibacter gotjawalensis, one region contains:
- the boxB gene encoding benzoyl-CoA 2,3-epoxidase subunit BoxB: MNIMNVDYDGLIPNNVNLSGDARVKRALEKWHPGYINWWNDMGPDGFQESLVYLRTAISVDPKGWAKFDYVKMPDYKWGILLAPQVEDRTIPFGTHKGEPAWQEVPGEYRALLRRLIVIQGDTEPASVEQQRHLGKTAPSLYDLRNLFQVNVEEGRHLWAMVYLLQKYFGADGRDEAEALLERRSGDADTPRMLGAFNEVTPDWLSFFMFTFFTDRDGKMQLEALAQSGFDPLSRTCRFMLTEEAHHMFVGETGVGRTIERTCEAMVEAGITDPNDIAAQRKLGVIDLPTLQKKANLHFSLTLDLFGNEISTNAANAFHAGIKGRFREDKLEDDHQLEGGTYPVTRMVDGKVATQDVPALSALNMRLRDDYVVDCAAGVGRWNRVFDKYKIPFKLTLPHVAFHRGIGEFKEIHTDTEGNLLSDADWKSRRDDFLPSDTDRDYIESLMQPQFENGKYAGWISAPKVGIDNKPGDFEYVKIVE; encoded by the coding sequence ATGAACATCATGAATGTCGATTACGACGGCCTCATCCCGAACAATGTCAACTTGTCCGGCGACGCGCGTGTCAAACGCGCTCTCGAAAAGTGGCACCCCGGTTACATCAACTGGTGGAACGACATGGGGCCGGACGGATTCCAGGAATCGCTCGTCTATCTGCGCACCGCAATCAGCGTCGATCCGAAGGGTTGGGCGAAATTCGATTACGTGAAGATGCCGGATTACAAGTGGGGCATCTTGCTCGCCCCGCAGGTCGAGGATCGTACGATCCCGTTCGGTACCCACAAGGGCGAGCCGGCATGGCAAGAAGTGCCGGGTGAATATCGTGCGCTGCTGCGCCGCCTCATCGTGATCCAGGGCGACACCGAGCCGGCGTCGGTCGAACAACAACGCCACCTCGGCAAGACAGCGCCATCGCTCTACGATTTGCGCAATCTCTTCCAAGTCAACGTCGAGGAAGGCCGCCATCTTTGGGCGATGGTCTATCTGCTACAGAAATATTTCGGCGCTGACGGTCGCGACGAAGCCGAGGCATTGCTGGAGCGTCGCTCCGGCGATGCCGATACGCCGCGCATGCTCGGCGCCTTCAATGAAGTCACGCCGGACTGGCTGTCCTTCTTCATGTTCACGTTCTTCACCGATCGCGACGGCAAGATGCAGCTCGAAGCGTTGGCGCAATCCGGTTTCGATCCGCTGTCGCGAACGTGCCGCTTCATGTTGACGGAAGAAGCGCATCACATGTTCGTCGGCGAGACCGGGGTCGGCCGCACCATCGAGCGCACGTGCGAAGCAATGGTCGAAGCCGGCATCACGGACCCGAACGACATCGCGGCGCAGCGCAAGCTCGGTGTGATCGATCTCCCGACGCTGCAGAAGAAAGCGAACCTCCACTTTTCGCTGACGCTCGACCTTTTCGGTAACGAGATTTCGACCAACGCGGCGAATGCTTTCCATGCCGGCATCAAGGGTCGTTTTCGCGAAGACAAGCTGGAAGACGATCATCAACTCGAAGGCGGCACGTATCCGGTGACCCGGATGGTCGACGGCAAGGTCGCGACTCAAGATGTCCCGGCGCTGTCGGCGCTCAACATGCGCCTGCGCGATGACTACGTCGTCGACTGCGCGGCGGGTGTCGGCCGCTGGAACCGCGTGTTCGACAAATACAAAATTCCGTTCAAGCTGACGCTGCCGCATGTCGCATTCCATCGCGGCATTGGCGAGTTCAAGGAAATTCACACCGACACCGAAGGCAACCTCTTGTCTGATGCAGACTGGAAGAGCCGTCGCGACGACTTCTTGCCGTCGGACACCGACCGCGATTACATCGAGAGCCTGATGCAACCGCAGTTCGAGAACGGAAAATATGCGGGCTGGATCTCGGCGCCGAAAGTCGGCATCGACAACAAGCCGGGTGACTTCGAATACGTGAAGATCGTCGAGTAG
- the boxA gene encoding benzoyl-CoA 2,3-epoxidase subunit BoxA: MNAPVKQHLIDPAVCIRCNTCEATCPVGAVTHDANNYVVDPEKCNFCMDCVSPCPTGSIDHFVMVTKPHSLDDQFSWFDLPPEEEVPESTADPAPTASVEAIDDEAAALLADAHKGAGGKVKAPASASKPRVNLFDRRNPAKAKVTGMLRLTGADASADIRHIILDFGTTPFPVLEGQSIGILPPGEDANGRPHMMRLYSIASARDGERPNTNNLALTVKRVSEPRPDGATHHGVASNYMCDLKQGDPVSVVGPFGSTFLKPDDSNCDIIMICTGTGSAPFRAFTERRRRAMPSAKGKLLMFFGARAPKELPYFGPLQRVPKSLLDQELVFSRLPDTPKEYVQDRMRKRSGDIAELLKRSTTHIYVCGLRGMEAGVEESFLAICREHSLDWKSLRETMRGDGRYHVETY, encoded by the coding sequence GTGAACGCACCGGTCAAACAGCATCTGATCGACCCTGCGGTTTGCATTCGCTGCAACACCTGCGAGGCGACGTGCCCGGTCGGTGCGGTCACGCATGACGCCAACAACTACGTGGTCGATCCCGAGAAGTGCAACTTCTGCATGGACTGCGTATCGCCGTGCCCGACCGGATCAATCGATCACTTCGTAATGGTCACGAAGCCGCACTCGCTCGACGATCAGTTCTCTTGGTTTGATCTGCCGCCCGAAGAGGAAGTGCCGGAGAGCACTGCGGACCCAGCGCCGACTGCGAGCGTAGAAGCGATCGACGATGAGGCCGCGGCTTTGCTGGCCGACGCGCACAAGGGCGCAGGCGGCAAGGTCAAGGCACCGGCATCTGCCTCGAAACCGCGCGTCAATCTGTTCGACCGGCGCAATCCAGCGAAGGCGAAAGTCACTGGCATGCTGCGCCTCACCGGCGCCGACGCAAGCGCCGACATTCGCCACATCATTCTGGACTTTGGAACGACGCCGTTTCCAGTGCTGGAGGGCCAGAGCATCGGTATCCTCCCGCCCGGTGAAGACGCTAATGGCCGCCCGCACATGATGCGGCTTTATTCGATCGCTAGTGCCCGCGATGGCGAGCGGCCAAACACTAACAATCTCGCGCTCACCGTGAAGCGCGTGTCCGAGCCGCGCCCGGATGGCGCGACACATCACGGTGTTGCGTCGAATTACATGTGCGATTTGAAGCAGGGCGACCCGGTGAGTGTCGTCGGTCCGTTCGGCTCGACGTTCCTGAAGCCGGACGATTCCAACTGCGACATCATCATGATCTGCACCGGTACCGGCTCGGCGCCGTTCCGCGCATTCACGGAGCGCCGCCGCCGCGCTATGCCGAGCGCGAAGGGCAAGCTGCTGATGTTTTTCGGTGCGCGCGCCCCGAAGGAGCTTCCGTATTTCGGCCCGCTCCAACGCGTGCCGAAGTCATTGCTCGATCAGGAGCTCGTCTTCTCGCGCCTGCCCGATACGCCGAAGGAATATGTGCAGGATCGTATGCGCAAGCGTTCCGGCGATATCGCCGAGCTTCTCAAACGCAGCACGACGCATATTTACGTTTGCGGTTTGCGCGGCATGGAAGCAGGCGTCGAGGAAAGCTTCCTCGCCATCTGCCGCGAGCACTCGCTCGATTGGAAATCGTTGCGCGAGACGATGCGCGGCGATGGCCGCTACCACGTCGAGACGTATTAA
- a CDS encoding pyridoxal-phosphate-dependent aminotransferase family protein produces MSLRSGREFLSIPGPTVIPDQVLASMQRPAVDIYSGPMIALTDGLLADMSKMFRTKGRSYIYIGNGHAAWEGALTNVLSRGDKVLVLESGRFAIGWGEAAKMLGADVEILPGSFRAAVKPEAVESRLKADTKGEIKAILVAQIDTASGVVNDIKAISDARRAAGHDALLMVDTVASLGCMPFEMDAWGVDVAMSGAQKGLMTPPGLSFVAGNARARAIHPKADMRSPYWDWTAREGELHYHKYNGTPPEHLLFALRTALDMIFAEGFENVFRRHSLLAEATRRAVSLWSEGQDLGFNIIEPAERSDTVTTILMREGLSPEALTQFCNEQLGVVLGVGIGALSGKGFRIAHMGHVNAPMILGTLSVVELALSALKMPHGKGGVQAAVDYLASEIAA; encoded by the coding sequence ATGTCTCTCCGCTCCGGCCGCGAATTTCTCTCGATACCAGGCCCAACAGTCATTCCGGATCAAGTGCTTGCCTCGATGCAGCGCCCGGCGGTCGACATCTATTCGGGGCCGATGATCGCGCTAACGGACGGGCTGCTGGCGGACATGTCGAAGATGTTCCGCACCAAAGGCCGCTCTTACATCTATATCGGCAATGGCCACGCGGCGTGGGAAGGCGCGCTCACCAACGTGCTTTCGCGCGGCGACAAGGTGCTCGTGCTGGAGAGCGGCCGCTTCGCGATCGGCTGGGGCGAAGCTGCAAAAATGCTCGGTGCGGATGTCGAAATTCTGCCCGGCAGCTTCCGCGCCGCCGTGAAACCAGAGGCTGTCGAGTCGCGGCTGAAGGCCGACACCAAGGGCGAGATCAAAGCGATCCTGGTCGCACAGATCGATACGGCGTCCGGCGTCGTCAACGACATCAAGGCGATCTCGGATGCGCGACGCGCAGCGGGACACGACGCGTTGCTGATGGTCGATACGGTCGCGTCGCTCGGCTGCATGCCGTTCGAGATGGACGCATGGGGCGTCGACGTTGCGATGTCCGGCGCGCAGAAGGGTTTGATGACGCCGCCAGGCTTGAGCTTCGTCGCCGGAAACGCGCGTGCGCGCGCGATTCACCCGAAAGCCGATATGCGCTCGCCGTATTGGGATTGGACCGCGCGCGAGGGCGAACTCCACTATCACAAATACAACGGGACGCCGCCGGAGCATCTCTTGTTCGCGCTGCGCACCGCGCTCGACATGATTTTCGCCGAAGGTTTCGAGAATGTATTTCGCCGGCACAGCTTGCTCGCGGAAGCGACACGGCGCGCGGTGTCGCTGTGGTCGGAGGGTCAAGACCTCGGATTTAACATCATCGAGCCGGCGGAGCGCTCCGACACGGTGACGACGATTCTGATGCGCGAAGGTCTGTCGCCGGAAGCGCTGACGCAGTTCTGCAACGAGCAACTCGGCGTCGTGCTCGGTGTCGGCATCGGCGCTTTGTCCGGCAAGGGTTTTCGTATCGCGCATATGGGGCACGTCAACGCGCCGATGATCCTCGGTACGCTCTCGGTGGTGGAGCTCGCGCTGTCGGCGTTGAAGATGCCGCACGGCAAAGGCGGCGTGCAGGCGGCGGTGGATTATTTGGCGAGCGAGATAGCCGCTTAA
- a CDS encoding DSD1 family PLP-dependent enzyme yields the protein MTAPRPASVGMSIDEVDTPCLLVDLDAFERNVATVARFVAETGVRLRAHAKTHKSADIAAYQIEKGGAVGVCCQKVSEAEALVDGGIRDVLVSNQVVAPLKIDRLAALAKRARIIVCVDDAANVADLSAAAAKHGATIECLVEIDVGQDRCGVEPGADAVALAQKIAASPDLKFAGLQAYHGRAQHIRDYALRKAHIDFAIAATKQTLSQLYHAGIECGIVAGAGTGTFRFEGASGIYNELQCGSYVFMDADYQRVKGANGEGISDFDNALFVLTSVMSKTRPGKAVCDAGLKAQSVDSGMPVVFGRDDLRYVKCSDEHGVIEDPGNTLKLNDKLKLVPGHCDPTVNLYDWYVAVRGGRVEAVWPVTARGRVA from the coding sequence ATGACTGCCCCTCGGCCGGCATCGGTCGGAATGTCGATCGATGAAGTCGACACGCCATGCCTTCTCGTCGATCTCGACGCGTTCGAGCGCAATGTCGCGACGGTAGCCCGGTTCGTCGCAGAAACCGGCGTTCGTCTGCGCGCGCACGCGAAAACGCATAAGTCGGCGGACATCGCCGCGTATCAAATCGAGAAGGGAGGGGCGGTCGGCGTTTGCTGTCAAAAGGTGAGCGAGGCCGAAGCGCTGGTCGATGGAGGCATTCGCGACGTGCTGGTCTCGAACCAAGTCGTTGCGCCACTGAAGATCGATCGCCTCGCCGCGCTGGCGAAACGCGCGCGCATCATCGTCTGCGTCGACGATGCTGCGAATGTCGCGGACCTCTCTGCAGCCGCGGCGAAACACGGCGCCACGATCGAATGTCTTGTCGAGATTGATGTCGGGCAGGATCGCTGCGGCGTCGAGCCGGGCGCCGACGCCGTCGCGCTCGCGCAGAAAATTGCGGCATCGCCGGATCTGAAATTCGCAGGGCTACAGGCCTATCACGGCAGAGCACAGCACATTCGCGACTACGCGCTTCGCAAAGCGCACATCGATTTCGCTATCGCGGCGACCAAGCAGACGCTCAGCCAACTCTATCACGCAGGAATCGAATGCGGCATCGTCGCTGGCGCAGGCACTGGCACGTTCCGCTTCGAGGGCGCGAGCGGAATCTACAACGAGCTACAATGCGGCTCGTACGTCTTCATGGATGCGGACTATCAGCGTGTGAAGGGTGCGAACGGCGAAGGCATTTCGGATTTCGACAACGCTCTGTTTGTGCTGACATCCGTGATGAGCAAGACGAGGCCCGGCAAAGCCGTTTGTGATGCGGGCCTCAAGGCGCAGAGCGTCGACAGCGGCATGCCGGTCGTGTTCGGCCGCGATGATCTTCGCTATGTCAAATGTTCTGACGAGCACGGCGTCATCGAGGATCCCGGCAATACGCTGAAGCTCAACGACAAGCTTAAGCTTGTGCCGGGCCACTGCGATCCGACCGTCAATCTCTACGATTGGTATGTCGCCGTGCGGGGCGGCCGCGTCGAAGCCGTATGGCCAGTCACGGCGCGCGGCAGGGTCGCCTAA
- a CDS encoding acyl-CoA dehydrogenase family protein, producing the protein MNFELSADQQELCAAVARICEKFSDDYWLKKDKDGGFPHELHQALANAGWLGICIPEEYGGSGLGITEAALMMQTISESGAGMSGASAVHMNIFGLSPVVLFGTDEQKKRMLPPLIAGKEKACFAVTEPNTGLNTTRLKTRAERKNDHYLINGQKVWISTAQVAEKMLILARTTPIEDITSPTDGLSLFYTDLDRKHIEVREIDKHGRKAVDSNQVFIDGLRVPFEDRIGEEGKGFRYILHGMNPERILIASEAIGLGKAALRRATQYAKEREVFDRPIGQNQAIQHPLAENWMHLEAANLMVFKAADLFDRNLPCGAEANAAKFLGAEAGYQACLQAVMTHGGFGYAKEYHVERYLRESLIPRIAPISPQLVLCFIAEKVLGLPKSY; encoded by the coding sequence ATGAATTTTGAACTATCTGCCGATCAGCAAGAACTTTGTGCCGCCGTCGCGCGCATCTGCGAGAAATTCAGCGACGATTATTGGCTGAAGAAGGACAAGGACGGCGGCTTTCCGCACGAGCTGCACCAAGCGCTCGCCAATGCGGGCTGGCTCGGCATCTGCATTCCAGAAGAATACGGCGGTTCAGGCCTCGGCATCACAGAAGCCGCCCTGATGATGCAGACGATCAGCGAATCGGGTGCCGGCATGTCCGGCGCATCGGCCGTGCATATGAACATCTTCGGGCTCTCGCCGGTCGTGCTCTTCGGCACCGACGAACAGAAGAAGCGCATGCTGCCGCCGCTGATCGCCGGCAAAGAGAAGGCCTGCTTCGCCGTGACCGAGCCGAACACCGGTCTCAACACGACGCGATTGAAGACGCGCGCGGAGCGTAAGAACGATCACTATCTGATCAATGGACAGAAGGTGTGGATCTCGACCGCGCAAGTCGCCGAGAAGATGCTGATTCTGGCGCGCACGACGCCGATCGAGGACATCACGTCGCCGACTGATGGCCTCAGCCTTTTCTACACGGACCTCGATCGTAAGCACATCGAGGTGCGCGAGATCGACAAACATGGCCGCAAGGCGGTCGACTCAAATCAGGTCTTCATCGATGGACTTCGCGTTCCGTTCGAGGATCGGATCGGCGAAGAGGGCAAAGGCTTCCGCTACATTCTGCACGGGATGAATCCGGAGCGCATTCTCATCGCGTCCGAAGCCATCGGACTCGGCAAAGCCGCGCTGCGCCGCGCAACGCAGTACGCGAAGGAGCGCGAAGTTTTCGACCGGCCGATCGGGCAGAACCAGGCAATCCAGCATCCGCTCGCCGAAAACTGGATGCATCTCGAAGCCGCAAACCTCATGGTGTTCAAGGCCGCCGATCTCTTCGACCGCAATCTGCCGTGCGGTGCGGAAGCTAACGCCGCAAAGTTCCTCGGCGCCGAGGCCGGATATCAGGCGTGCCTACAAGCCGTGATGACGCATGGCGGCTTCGGATACGCGAAGGAGTATCACGTCGAGCGTTACTTGCGCGAAAGCTTGATCCCGCGCATCGCGCCGATCAGCCCGCAGCTCGTGCTCTGCTTTATCGCCGAGAAGGTGCTCGGCTTGCCGAAGTCGTATTAG